From Paenibacillus graminis:
TCTGGCCTCCTACCCGGATGAGAAGGGCAGTCTGAAGGATACTACGCTGTCTGTTCTGTCAATATTGGGTACAGAGGACCATGTGGTTGACCAGGAAAAATATAATGAAGGGCGTTCCTATCTGCCCGGCAACACGGTATATTATTCGGTCAAAGGCGGGAATCATGCCCAGTACGGAAGTTATGGCGAGCAGAAGGGCGACGGGAGAGCTGCGATTTCCGAGGAGGAGCAGCAGGCCCTCACCGCGCGGGCGATGCTGGATTGGATGGGCAATCTGCGTTAAGCTGCCCTGTACCTTAGGAGAGGAGCTGAACAATGGCTGTACTGTATGTAAATGATCTGGCCATACCCTGCAAGGGCATTTTGTTCGACAAGGACGGCACCTTGCTTGATCTGCTTGAGACCTGGGGAACCTGGGCTGATCTGATGCTGAGGGGGCTGGAGAACCAGTTGGCGTTAATCGGAAAAGACAGCTCTGGCTCCGGCCCGGGCCTTGCCAAGGTGCTGGGCACGGTGCATGACGGCGCCGGGCGGGTGATCGGCTATGATCCTGCCGGGCCGCTGTCCATGGCTACCGCGGAGGAGACCAATGGCATTCTGGCCTGGCAGCTGTATACAGCGGGAATTGCCTGGAACGAAGCGCTTGCCCGGGTAACGGCCATCGGCAAGGAAGCGATGAACGAGCTGCGCCGCCAACGGAAGGCACATCCCCTGCCGGAGCTGCTGCCGTTTCTCCAGCAGTGTGCCGCAGCTTCATTGAAGCTTGGCGTCGTTACTTCCGATGGGGCGGTGACCACCAGCGAGCAGCTGGAATGGATGGGGATTGCCGGTTATTTTGACACGGTGGTTACAAGAGACCGTGTCACCCACGGCAAGCCCGCACCAGAAATGGCGGAGACCGCCTGCCGGGAGCTGGGCCTTGACCCGGAGGAGACTGTGATTATCGGCGACAGTAATGCCGATATGCAGCTGGGCAAAGGTGCGGGCCTGCGCCTGTCCATTGGCATATCGCCATCCGGGAGCACGGCTCACCTGCTGGAGGCGGACACTGTCATTTCCGGCTATCATCAGCTTCGTCTCACAATCTGAATATTATATATGGAAAGGATGCGTGCAGGCTTATGGACCCATTGCAGACACTGGTTTCCTGGATTAAGGACAGCGGCAGCATTGTTTTTTTTGGAGGGGCGGGAACATCCACAGAAAGCGGAATCCCGGATTTCCGCTCAGCGGCAGGGCTGTATCAGACACAGCACAATTCTCCTTATCCGCCTGAGGTAATGCTGAGCCGCAGCTTTTTTATGTCCTCCCCGGACATTTTTTTTGACTTTTACCGCAGCAAAATGATTCACCCGGAAGCGAAGCCGAACGGGGCGCATCAGCTTCTTGCCCAGCTGGAGCGTGACGGCAAGCTCAAAGCGGTCATTACGCAAAACATCGACGGCCTGCATCAGCTCGCCGGGAGCCGGCGCGTGCTGGAACTGCATGGCTCGATTCACCGCAACCATTGTATGGATTGCTCGCGTTATTACGGGCTGGACCAGGTGCTTGCCTCCGAGGCCGGAGTTCCGCGCTGCCCGGAATGCGGGGGGATCATCAAGCCGGATGTGGTGCTCTATGAAGAGGAGCTGGATCATGATGTTCTTGTTGAATCGGTCGCGGCCATTGCAGCTGCGGATCTGCTCATTATCGGAGGGACTTCGCTTACGGTGCAGCCGGCAGCCAGCCTGATTACTTATTTCCGGGGCCGGCACACGGTGCTGCTGAACGGCGATCCGACTCCGTATGATCATCAGGCCGATCTGATTATTACAGACCGGATCGGAGCTGTGATGGGGAAGATCCAGGAACTGCTGTAAGGCGGCCGGCAGCCATGCCGGGAGAAGAAAGGAAGTATATTTTATCGACTGCCTGGTTCTCAGGAGATTACATTCACCTTCAGCGGTTTAAAATAGGGTAGCGTGTCTATTAGCGAAACGAGAGGCAGGGATGAAGAATGGTATATGTGGCTAGCGATGAACGGTATGAAGGAATGCGTTACAACCGCACGGGCAGATCCGGCCTCAAGCTTCCGGCAATTTCCCTGGGACTTTGGCATAATTTTGGCGGCATTAATACCTATGAAAATGGCCGGGAGATGATCACCCGCTCGTTCGACCTCGGGATTACCCATTTTGATCTTGCCAATAACTATGGGCCGCCTGCCGGGTCGGCGGAGGAAATGTTCGGCAAGGTGCTTGCCCGTGACCTGGCTCCCTACCGTGATGAGATGATTATTTCAACCAAGGCAGGGTATTATATGTGGCCCGGCCCCTATGGGGACTGGGGTTCACGTAAATACATGCTCGCGAGCCTCGACCAGAGCCTGAAGCGGCTGGGGCTGGATTATGTGGATATTTTTTATTCGCACCGGCCTGACCCGGAGACGCCGCTGGAAGAAACAATGGGTGCTCTGGATACAGCGGTCCGTTCCGGCAAGGCGCTGTATGTCGGGCTGTCCAATTATACGGCGGAGCAGACCGTGGAGGCTGTCCGTATTCTGACCAGCCTCGGCACGCCGCTGCTGATCCATCAGCCGCGGTATTCCATGCTGGACCGCTGGATCGAAGGCGGGCTGCAGGATGTGCTCGAGGAGCACGGCATCGGAAGCATCGCCTTCACCCCGCTGGCGCAGGGCCTGTTGACCAGCAAATATCTGAACGGGATTCCGGAGGATTCCCGCGCGGCGGGCCCGTCCGCTTTTCTGAACGAAAGCCGGATTACCCCCGATGTGCTGCGCAAAATTCACGCGCTCAATCAGCTTGCCGTCTCCCGCGGCCTGTCGCTGGCGCAGTTTGCGCTGCTCTGGACTCTGCGCGGCGGCCGGATTACCTCTGCGCTGATCGGTGCCAGCCGGGTCAGCCAAATTGAAGAGAATATCGCCGCATTATCCCACGGCGAGTTCTCGCAGGAG
This genomic window contains:
- a CDS encoding NAD-dependent protein deacylase; its protein translation is MDPLQTLVSWIKDSGSIVFFGGAGTSTESGIPDFRSAAGLYQTQHNSPYPPEVMLSRSFFMSSPDIFFDFYRSKMIHPEAKPNGAHQLLAQLERDGKLKAVITQNIDGLHQLAGSRRVLELHGSIHRNHCMDCSRYYGLDQVLASEAGVPRCPECGGIIKPDVVLYEEELDHDVLVESVAAIAAADLLIIGGTSLTVQPAASLITYFRGRHTVLLNGDPTPYDHQADLIITDRIGAVMGKIQELL
- the mgrA gene encoding L-glyceraldehyde 3-phosphate reductase, giving the protein MVYVASDERYEGMRYNRTGRSGLKLPAISLGLWHNFGGINTYENGREMITRSFDLGITHFDLANNYGPPAGSAEEMFGKVLARDLAPYRDEMIISTKAGYYMWPGPYGDWGSRKYMLASLDQSLKRLGLDYVDIFYSHRPDPETPLEETMGALDTAVRSGKALYVGLSNYTAEQTVEAVRILTSLGTPLLIHQPRYSMLDRWIEGGLQDVLEEHGIGSIAFTPLAQGLLTSKYLNGIPEDSRAAGPSAFLNESRITPDVLRKIHALNQLAVSRGLSLAQFALLWTLRGGRITSALIGASRVSQIEENIAALSHGEFSQEELDRIETILKTDSE
- a CDS encoding HAD family hydrolase, with the translated sequence MAVLYVNDLAIPCKGILFDKDGTLLDLLETWGTWADLMLRGLENQLALIGKDSSGSGPGLAKVLGTVHDGAGRVIGYDPAGPLSMATAEETNGILAWQLYTAGIAWNEALARVTAIGKEAMNELRRQRKAHPLPELLPFLQQCAAASLKLGVVTSDGAVTTSEQLEWMGIAGYFDTVVTRDRVTHGKPAPEMAETACRELGLDPEETVIIGDSNADMQLGKGAGLRLSIGISPSGSTAHLLEADTVISGYHQLRLTI